The following nucleotide sequence is from Pseudonocardia sp. C8.
GCCGGGCAGACGTCGGCTCCGCTGGTCGGCGGGCTGGCCGCGGAGGTCGACTGGCGGCTGTCGTTCGCCGGGGCGGCCGCCGTGGCACTGCTCCTCGGGGTGATCGGCATCCCGGGCGGGGCGGCCCCGGCGCGCACCGGCGGTCCCCCGCGGCTGCGGTCGGCCTGGACCGGGCCGGTGCTGCGGCTCGGCGTCGTCGCCGCGCTGGGCTGGGGCTGCCTGTCCGGGCTGAACTTCCTGCTCGCGCTGCGGCTGGAGGAGGTCTTCGGGCTGGGCGCGGGCGAGCGCGGGCTGGTGCTGACCGCGCTCGGTCTCGCCGGGATCCTCACCGCTCGGCTGATCGGCGGGGCGGTCGACCGGCTCGGGGCGCGGTGGTGCGTGCTCGTGGGCGCAGCCGGTGGCGGGGTGCTCGTCGCGCTGATCGGGGTCGTGCCGGTGCTGGGGCCGGTCGTCGGGTTCTGGGCGCTGGGCGGGGTGTGCAGCCAGCTGGTCCTGGTGGGGGTGAACGCGCTGGTCCTGGGCTCGGGCGGGCCCAACAGCGGCGGCGCGGTGTCGGTGGTGCAGGCGGTGCGGTTCGGGGGGACGGCGGCGGCCCCGGTGGCGCTGACCCCCGTCTACCACGCCGATCCGCTGGCCGCGTTCCTCGTGCCGGCCGGGTTGCTGGTCGCGGGGGTGCCCGCGGTGCTGGCGGTGGACGCCGGCCGGCGCGCTTGACCTCGACCGGCGTTCAGGTCGGACCCTCGTCGGGTACGGGAGGTGTCGGGCGATGCAGGCGATCGTGGTGGACCGGTTCGGCGGGCCCGAGGTGCTCGTGCTCCGGGACGTGGCCGACCCGGTCCCGGGGGACGGCGAGGTGCTCGTCGAGGTGGCCGCCGCCGGCGTGTCGCGGGTCGACACCGCCGTCCGGCGCGGTCAGGGGCCGCCGCACCTCGCCGCCGCCCCGCCGTACGTGCCGGGCGGCGCCGTCACCGGGACGGTCGCCGGGATCGGCACCGGGGTGGACCCGGCGCTGCGCGGCCGCCGGGTCGCGGCCCGGGCCGCAGGCGGCGGGTACGCCGAGCGGGTCGTGGTGCCGGCGTCCGAGCTGGTCACCGTCCCGGACGGGGTCGGTTCCGGTGCCGCGGCGGCGCTGCTCGACGACGGGGCCACCGCGCTCGGACTGCTGGAACGCACCCCCGTGCGGCGCGGCGAGCACGTGCTGGTGCTGCCGGCCGGGTGCGGGCCGGGGAGCCTGCTCGTGCAGCTGGTGGCATCGGCGGGTGGACGGGTGATCGGCGCCGTCCGCGGCGCGGACCGCCACGACCGGGTCCGCGCGCTGGGCGCGGAGCACGTCGTCGACCACGCCCGGCCCGGCTGGGTGGCCGAGGTGCACGCGCTGGTGCCGCACGGCCCCGCGGTGGTGTTCGACGGCGTCGGCGGGACGGCCGGGCGGGCGGCGGCCTGGTTGGTCGCCGACGGCGGCCGGTACAGCTCGTTCGGCACCGCGGGCGGCCCGGCACCGGAGCTGGGGCCGTGCGAGGAGCGGTCCCGGCGGCTCACGACGGTCGGGCCGGCTCAGCTCGCCGACCTGGGCGCCGAGGTGCCCCGGCGGGCCCGCGAGGTGCTCGCGCTGGCGGCCGCCGGGCAGTTGCGCCCCCTGGTCGGTGCCGAGTACCCGCTGGCCGACGCCGCCCGCGCACACGCCGACCTGGAGCGGGGCCGCACGGCCGGCACGGTCGTGCTGCGGCCGTGACCGGCGCCGGGCGGGCGTCCCGCAGGCCGGGGCCGGGCGTCGAACGGCTCAGAGCTGGACGCCCAGCAGGGCGTCCAGGGCGGTGCGGGCCAGCCGTGGGGCGTCCGCGTCGGTGCCGCGGCGGGTCAGCGCCTCGTCGGCCCACGCGTCCACCGCGGCCAGGGCACCGGGGGTGTCCAGGTCGTCGGCCAGGTGCGTGCGCAGCTTCGTCACCAGGGCGGCGGCGTCCGGGCCGGCGTCGAGCCCCACGGCCTCCCGCCAGCGGGCGACCCGCTTCTCCCCCAGCGCGTGCACCTCGTCGGTCCACGACCGGTCGGCGCGGTAGTGCCCGTCGAGCAGCGCGACCCGGATGACGTTCGGGTCCACGCCCGAGCCCCGCAGCTTGGACACGAAGACCAGGTTGCCCTTGGACTTCGACATCTTCTCGCCGTCGAGCCCGATCATCCCGGTGTGCACGTAGTGCCGGGCGAACGGGTGCTCCCCGGTCAGCGACTCGGTGTGCAGCGCCCCGCACTCGTGGTGCGGGAAGATCAGGTCGGAGCCGCCGCCGTTGACGTCGATCTGCGGGCCGAGCCGGTTCAGCCCGATCGCGGCACACTCGACGTGCCAGCCCGGGCGCCCGCGGCCCAGCCCGGACTCCCAGGACGGCTCGCCGGGGCGCGCCATCCGCCACAGCAGCGGGTCGAGCCGGTTGCGCTTGCCGGGCCGGTCCGGGTCACCGCCGCGCTCCCGGGAGAACTGCAGCATGGTGTCGAGGTCGTAGTTCGACTCGTAGCCGAAGTGCCCGGTCGCGGTGACGTCGTGGTAGACGTCCGGGTACTCGGCGTCGTCGATCCGGTACGCCGCACCGGCGGCCACCAGCTTCTCGACCAGCTCGGCGATCTCCGGGATCGCCTCGACCGCGCCCACGAACTGCCGGGGCGGCAGCACCCGCAGCGCCTCCATGTCCTCCCGGAACAGCGCCGTCTCGCGCAGGCCCAGCACCACCCAGTCGTCCTGGTCGCGCTCGGCGCGCTCCAGCAGCGGCTCGTCGATGTCGGTGACGTTCTGGACGTAGTGCACGTCGTGCCCCAGGTCCCGCCAGAGCCG
It contains:
- a CDS encoding MFS transporter — its product is MIRRGALFAGAFLGPFGGGMTAAMLPELGTGFGVPTATASVSLTAYLLPFAAVMLVSGTLGERWGRARTVVAGYAVYVVASLACVLAASWAVFLAGRALQGVANAFTTPLLLAALAASVEPDRLGRALGWFGSLQAAGQTSAPLVGGLAAEVDWRLSFAGAAAVALLLGVIGIPGGAAPARTGGPPRLRSAWTGPVLRLGVVAALGWGCLSGLNFLLALRLEEVFGLGAGERGLVLTALGLAGILTARLIGGAVDRLGARWCVLVGAAGGGVLVALIGVVPVLGPVVGFWALGGVCSQLVLVGVNALVLGSGGPNSGGAVSVVQAVRFGGTAAAPVALTPVYHADPLAAFLVPAGLLVAGVPAVLAVDAGRRA
- the mshC gene encoding cysteine--1-D-myo-inosityl 2-amino-2-deoxy-alpha-D-glucopyranoside ligase — its product is MDTWAPTDVPALDGSGPPLRLHDTATGRVRPTAPGPVATMYVCGITPYDATHLGHAATYLAFDLVNRLWRDLGHDVHYVQNVTDIDEPLLERAERDQDDWVVLGLRETALFREDMEALRVLPPRQFVGAVEAIPEIAELVEKLVAAGAAYRIDDAEYPDVYHDVTATGHFGYESNYDLDTMLQFSRERGGDPDRPGKRNRLDPLLWRMARPGEPSWESGLGRGRPGWHVECAAIGLNRLGPQIDVNGGGSDLIFPHHECGALHTESLTGEHPFARHYVHTGMIGLDGEKMSKSKGNLVFVSKLRGSGVDPNVIRVALLDGHYRADRSWTDEVHALGEKRVARWREAVGLDAGPDAAALVTKLRTHLADDLDTPGALAAVDAWADEALTRRGTDADAPRLARTALDALLGVQL
- a CDS encoding zinc-binding dehydrogenase — protein: MQAIVVDRFGGPEVLVLRDVADPVPGDGEVLVEVAAAGVSRVDTAVRRGQGPPHLAAAPPYVPGGAVTGTVAGIGTGVDPALRGRRVAARAAGGGYAERVVVPASELVTVPDGVGSGAAAALLDDGATALGLLERTPVRRGEHVLVLPAGCGPGSLLVQLVASAGGRVIGAVRGADRHDRVRALGAEHVVDHARPGWVAEVHALVPHGPAVVFDGVGGTAGRAAAWLVADGGRYSSFGTAGGPAPELGPCEERSRRLTTVGPAQLADLGAEVPRRAREVLALAAAGQLRPLVGAEYPLADAARAHADLERGRTAGTVVLRP